A portion of the Verrucomicrobiota bacterium genome contains these proteins:
- the treY gene encoding malto-oligosyltrehalose synthase, whose protein sequence is MAPHPRIPIATYRFQYNRTFKFSDAVQVIPYLQRLGISDLYSSPFFRSHPGSDHGYDVSNHNEINQIIGHRDDFDALVSALQERNMGHLADFVPNHMGISDPNNDWWMDVLENGPSSTFAPFFDIDWDPIKEQLHNKILLPVLGDQYGRVLERGELGLDYRDGAFFVTYYDWVFPLNPRTYHFILQVALQHLSRYSDEIMVPELESIITALEHMPARTETDQAKVRERAREKEVVKRRIARLCAEYPQVRDAIDIAMNEIQGRVGDPHSFDLMDRLLDAQAYRLSYWRVAGEEINYRRFFDINNLAAIKVENPVVFETIHRLIFELLKSGKVTSLRIDHVDGLRYPKAYLRDLQRRFLEIPDSEVVEESVLRDRGFYLIVEKILSGDEKLRTDWPIHGTTGYDFTTDATQLLVDSSNAEPFSRIYREFIDRFVHFESLVFEKKRLVMDVSLSSDIESLSHMMSELAERDRLHRDFTRDSLSAVVRDLIACFPVYRTYIGEESVVSEADRQVVLRALRAAKRRNPSLDISIFNFLRDLLLLEKFEGFDDQARQLQLDFVLKFQQCTGPIMAKGLEDTAFYIYNRLIALNEVGGEPQHFGFSLEKFHERNRHRFATTPATLLTLTTHDTKRSEDVRARIAVLSEIPREWQHWLEDWRKMNFEFKTDVEGELAPSANEEYLLYQSLVGMWPFSDEEVNEEFEQRLQRYFNKAIKEAKVNSSWVQPNQNWEDAASQFLHRILEPGHPFRKAMADVGQVIGWHGMLNSLSQTVLKLTLPGVPDFYQGTELWDFSLVDPDNRRPVDYKKREEALDAIEGRSPQDLLREWQSGHVKLALIHRLLMFRKQYPALFQQGNYASLYASGPLAENCVAFSRKLDRERLLVIAPRLTTRLGKPNEAFNWRDTQLLLDESLPAMADVLSDRKLKANAEAVPLELLNEFPFAVFHGGTSNG, encoded by the coding sequence ATGGCTCCACATCCCCGAATCCCGATCGCGACCTACCGCTTTCAGTACAACCGGACTTTCAAGTTTTCGGATGCCGTTCAGGTCATCCCTTACCTGCAGAGGCTGGGCATCAGCGACCTTTACAGCTCGCCGTTCTTTCGCTCGCATCCGGGAAGTGACCACGGTTACGACGTCAGCAACCACAACGAGATCAATCAGATCATCGGGCACCGGGACGATTTTGACGCGCTGGTCAGTGCGCTCCAGGAGCGCAACATGGGCCACCTTGCGGATTTCGTGCCCAATCACATGGGCATTTCCGACCCCAACAACGACTGGTGGATGGACGTGCTCGAAAATGGTCCTAGCTCAACGTTCGCACCCTTTTTCGATATCGATTGGGATCCCATCAAAGAGCAGCTCCACAACAAGATCCTGTTGCCGGTCCTCGGGGACCAGTACGGGCGCGTTCTGGAACGTGGGGAACTGGGCCTGGACTACCGCGACGGCGCCTTCTTCGTGACGTATTACGATTGGGTTTTCCCGCTGAATCCGCGCACGTACCATTTCATCCTGCAAGTTGCCCTCCAGCACCTGTCCCGCTACTCCGACGAGATCATGGTGCCGGAACTTGAAAGCATCATCACGGCGCTGGAGCACATGCCGGCACGCACCGAGACCGACCAGGCAAAAGTGCGCGAACGCGCCCGCGAAAAGGAAGTCGTCAAACGCCGCATTGCGCGGCTGTGCGCGGAGTATCCGCAGGTGCGCGACGCGATCGACATCGCCATGAATGAGATCCAGGGCCGCGTCGGTGACCCGCATTCGTTTGATCTGATGGACCGTCTGCTCGACGCCCAGGCTTATCGCCTGAGCTACTGGCGCGTTGCGGGCGAAGAAATCAATTACCGGCGGTTCTTCGACATCAACAACCTGGCGGCGATCAAGGTGGAAAACCCGGTCGTTTTCGAGACGATCCACCGGCTCATCTTCGAATTGCTCAAGTCGGGCAAGGTCACGTCCCTGCGGATTGACCACGTCGACGGGCTGCGTTACCCGAAGGCCTACCTGCGCGATCTGCAGCGGCGCTTCCTCGAGATTCCAGATAGCGAGGTGGTGGAGGAAAGCGTCCTGCGTGACCGGGGCTTTTACCTCATCGTTGAAAAGATCCTTTCCGGCGACGAAAAGCTGCGGACCGATTGGCCCATCCACGGCACGACCGGGTACGATTTCACCACGGACGCGACCCAATTGCTCGTCGACTCCTCCAACGCCGAGCCGTTCTCGCGGATCTATCGTGAGTTCATCGACCGGTTCGTGCACTTCGAGTCGCTGGTCTTCGAGAAGAAACGCCTGGTGATGGACGTTTCGCTCTCGAGCGACATCGAGTCGCTTAGCCATATGATGAGCGAACTGGCGGAACGGGACCGGCTCCACCGCGATTTCACCCGTGATTCCCTGAGCGCGGTCGTCCGGGACCTGATCGCCTGTTTCCCGGTCTACCGCACCTACATCGGGGAGGAGTCGGTGGTTTCTGAAGCCGATCGTCAGGTCGTCCTCCGGGCCTTGCGCGCCGCCAAACGGCGCAACCCGTCTCTGGACATCTCGATTTTTAACTTCCTGCGTGACCTGTTGCTCCTCGAAAAATTCGAAGGGTTCGATGACCAGGCGCGCCAGCTGCAGCTCGATTTCGTTCTGAAATTCCAGCAATGCACCGGGCCGATCATGGCAAAAGGCCTCGAAGATACGGCATTCTACATCTACAACCGGCTGATCGCGCTGAACGAAGTCGGCGGCGAACCTCAGCATTTCGGGTTCAGCCTCGAAAAATTCCACGAGCGTAACCGGCACCGGTTTGCCACCACTCCCGCCACCCTCCTGACGCTGACCACGCACGACACCAAGCGCAGCGAGGACGTGCGCGCACGAATTGCCGTCCTGAGTGAAATCCCCCGGGAATGGCAACACTGGCTTGAGGATTGGCGCAAAATGAATTTCGAGTTCAAGACGGATGTCGAGGGTGAACTCGCGCCGAGCGCCAACGAGGAATACCTGCTGTATCAATCCCTGGTAGGAATGTGGCCGTTCTCAGACGAGGAGGTAAACGAGGAATTCGAACAGCGCCTCCAGCGCTATTTCAATAAGGCCATCAAAGAGGCGAAGGTTAACAGCAGCTGGGTCCAGCCCAACCAGAATTGGGAGGACGCAGCGTCGCAGTTCCTGCACCGGATCCTGGAGCCCGGACACCCGTTCCGTAAGGCGATGGCCGATGTCGGCCAGGTGATCGGCTGGCACGGCATGCTTAACTCCCTGAGCCAGACGGTCCTGAAACTTACGTTGCCGGGTGTTCCGGACTTTTATCAAGGCACGGAACTGTGGGACTTCAGCCTGGTGGACCCGGATAACCGCCGGCCGGTGGATTACAAAAAGCGGGAAGAAGCCCTCGATGCAATTGAGGGCCGTTCTCCGCAGGATCTCCTCCGTGAATGGCAGAGCGGGCACGTGAAACTGGCCCTCATCCACCGCCTGCTGATGTTCCGGAAACAATACCCGGCCTTGTTCCAGCAAGGCAATTACGCGTCGTTGTACGCTTCCGGCCCGTTGGCGGAAAACTGCGTCGCCTTCTCTCGTAAACTGGACCGGGAACGCCTCCTCGTCATCGCGCCCCGGCTGACCACCCGCCTTGGAAAGCCGAACGAAGCCTTCAATTGGCGGGATACCCAGCTCCTGCTCGACGAAAGCCTGCCGGCAATGGCCGACGTGCTCTCCGATCGCAAACTGAAGGCCAACGCAGAAGCTGTGCCGCTGGAACTGCTGAACGAGTTTCCGTTCGCAGTGTTCCATGGGGGAACGAGCAACGGGTAA
- a CDS encoding type III pantothenate kinase, giving the protein MADYLLVNLNNTSTKLALSDRDRLLRKKVIPTRTLSVEALRRAIGGWKFESAVVGSVVPRKTGVLRRMFRGRLLELTPRLNLGIGIDFPEPDNIGADRLANAVGVVHRHGAPAIVVDFGTAVTFDIVSQERTYLGGVIAPGLGVMTDYLYDRTALLPRIDLEEPVQVIGKSTRAAMLAGAVYGYRGLVRQIVTEIVAQLAGKAKIVATGSYAALIAAKLPELQIVDPDLTLEGLRIIASQNPLGS; this is encoded by the coding sequence GTGGCCGATTACCTTTTGGTTAACCTTAACAACACCTCGACCAAACTCGCCCTGAGCGACCGCGACCGGTTGTTGAGAAAAAAAGTGATTCCGACACGGACGCTTTCCGTGGAGGCCCTCCGCCGGGCGATAGGCGGGTGGAAGTTCGAAAGCGCCGTGGTGGGCTCGGTCGTACCTCGAAAGACCGGTGTCTTACGACGGATGTTCCGGGGACGGCTGCTCGAATTGACGCCCCGGCTGAACCTGGGCATCGGCATCGATTTTCCCGAACCGGACAACATCGGCGCGGACCGCCTGGCAAACGCCGTCGGCGTGGTGCACCGCCACGGTGCTCCGGCGATCGTGGTGGACTTCGGTACCGCCGTCACCTTTGACATCGTTTCGCAGGAACGAACTTACCTCGGGGGAGTGATCGCTCCGGGCTTGGGGGTGATGACCGATTACCTGTATGATCGGACGGCGTTGCTGCCGCGAATCGACCTTGAGGAACCCGTTCAGGTGATCGGTAAATCGACGCGCGCAGCGATGCTGGCCGGCGCCGTCTACGGTTACCGCGGTCTCGTGCGGCAAATCGTGACCGAGATCGTGGCCCAACTTGCCGGCAAGGCCAAAATCGTGGCGACCGGCAGTTATGCGGCCCTGATCGCCGCCAAACTTCCCGAGTTGCAAATCGTCGATCCAGACCTCACCCTTGAGGGGCTCAGAATCATCGCGTCACAAAATCCTCTTGGCTCATGA
- the treZ gene encoding malto-oligosyltrehalose trehalohydrolase: MQSRKFSQGPEWGGIGVWYRTWAVGKNEVSVAILNAQGEVLRRLPLEKEAREDYYSGHDRQGQPGDLYKYELDGQLFPDPASRFQPFGVHGPSQVVDGSRFRWRAQGWKRPGVHELVIYELHVGTFTAEGTYAAIPQHFPDLKRIGVNVIELMPVADFPGRWNWGYDAVMCYAPSRAYGSPDDLRAFVDAAHEAGLAVILDVVYNHFGPDGNYMGAYAQDYFNPEHHTPWGAAFNFDAPHAGPVRTFFAENPIYWLDDFHVDGFRLDATHAIPDDSPKHVIQEITEEVQKRGSLVICEDPRNDRRLILPREAGGYGCDAVWADDFHHVVRVQMTQEHEGYLGYFKGTVDEIVRTLNEGWLFTGQTQIDGLPRGTKGNDLPPERFVACISNHDQVGNRAFGDRINSTVTPAAYRAASGLFLLSPYTPMLFMGQEWAASTPFLYFTDHETELGRNITKGRRKEFAEFKAFSDPIIREQIPDPQAEGTFMQSKIDWNEVEDGDHAGVLDLYTDFRQLRVRKLQGLQRGQWRAEQLSESAFGLRYQLASGQILLVLAQLVPSVNQLGLDNKSILQPTHGHTWNFVLSTNEPKYGGERPGLWDPAEKQFVLSEPEVIVFLDGQP, encoded by the coding sequence GGGTGAGGTGCTGCGCCGTCTGCCCCTGGAAAAGGAGGCACGCGAAGATTATTACTCCGGGCACGATCGTCAGGGGCAGCCGGGAGACCTGTATAAATACGAACTGGACGGCCAGCTTTTCCCGGATCCCGCGAGCCGTTTCCAACCTTTCGGGGTGCACGGCCCGTCCCAGGTTGTGGACGGCTCCCGGTTTCGCTGGCGCGCGCAAGGCTGGAAACGTCCCGGGGTGCATGAACTGGTCATTTACGAACTGCACGTCGGCACCTTTACGGCGGAAGGGACCTACGCGGCCATCCCGCAGCATTTTCCTGACCTGAAGAGGATCGGGGTCAACGTGATCGAGCTTATGCCGGTGGCTGATTTTCCGGGCCGCTGGAACTGGGGTTACGACGCGGTGATGTGTTATGCGCCGAGCCGGGCGTACGGCTCGCCTGATGACCTTCGCGCCTTCGTCGACGCGGCGCACGAGGCCGGTCTGGCGGTGATCCTGGACGTTGTTTACAACCACTTCGGGCCGGACGGAAATTACATGGGCGCTTACGCTCAGGATTATTTCAACCCCGAGCACCACACCCCCTGGGGTGCGGCTTTCAATTTCGACGCGCCCCATGCCGGCCCGGTCCGGACGTTCTTCGCCGAGAACCCGATCTACTGGCTCGACGATTTCCATGTCGACGGGTTCCGGTTGGACGCCACCCACGCCATCCCGGATGACTCTCCCAAGCACGTCATCCAGGAAATCACCGAGGAAGTCCAAAAACGCGGCAGCTTGGTCATCTGTGAAGACCCGCGGAACGATCGCAGGCTGATTCTTCCCCGTGAAGCGGGCGGTTACGGTTGCGACGCCGTCTGGGCGGACGACTTCCATCATGTGGTGCGGGTGCAGATGACCCAGGAACACGAAGGTTACCTCGGGTATTTCAAAGGAACCGTCGACGAAATTGTCCGGACCTTGAATGAAGGCTGGCTTTTTACGGGTCAGACCCAGATTGACGGCCTGCCGCGGGGCACCAAGGGAAATGACCTGCCGCCGGAGCGGTTTGTGGCCTGCATTTCCAACCACGACCAGGTCGGCAACCGCGCCTTCGGCGACCGGATAAATTCCACCGTCACCCCGGCCGCTTATCGCGCGGCCAGCGGTCTTTTCCTGCTTTCCCCGTACACCCCGATGCTTTTCATGGGACAGGAATGGGCGGCGTCAACGCCGTTCCTGTATTTTACCGACCACGAAACGGAACTCGGCCGCAACATCACCAAGGGACGCCGGAAAGAATTTGCCGAGTTCAAGGCCTTCAGCGACCCGATCATCCGGGAGCAGATCCCCGATCCTCAGGCCGAGGGCACGTTCATGCAGTCGAAGATCGACTGGAATGAGGTTGAAGACGGTGATCACGCCGGCGTGCTGGACCTTTACACCGATTTCCGGCAACTGCGCGTTCGCAAACTCCAGGGCCTGCAGCGCGGGCAGTGGCGGGCCGAGCAACTCAGCGAATCCGCTTTTGGCTTACGTTATCAGCTTGCCAGCGGCCAGATTCTGCTGGTGCTCGCGCAACTGGTTCCTTCGGTGAACCAGCTCGGCCTGGATAACAAAAGCATCCTGCAGCCCACCCACGGTCATACCTGGAATTTTGTCCTGTCCACCAATGAACCCAAGTACGGCGGCGAACGGCCGGGACTCTGGGATCCGGCCGAAAAACAATTTGTGCTGAGCGAACCGGAGGTCATCGTCTTTTTGGACGGCCAACCGTAA
- a CDS encoding LptF/LptG family permease — MFGIFDRYLLKNFLVPFFYALFGMVAIWLIYDLGENTANFQDAHLSVGMIALYYLTQLPFILVNWIPLAILLGLLYVLTRMSRRNEIVSMLTAGRGVVRVLMPVIIVGLILTGVCTFLNFELAPKGEYAATYMIDEVVRGRSKTTNLDGHIFVNRKDHRTWFIQHLNTKSEQLSGLQVIQENAAGVIFYTLYARSAEHDRVRNVWTFITGKVTYVNASGDVVKEEYFNKRDVPGWTETPWQLGSSALKGKFMTVPQLEHYLRANADFPPANLAEYQTQFWYRYALPWNALVVVLVASPMCVVFSRRGALGGVAGGLFLFIGLYTSSNIFLALGQGFRISPPVAAWAPATGFLLVGLYLVYLRSNNRPLPFLG; from the coding sequence GTGTTCGGAATCTTTGACCGTTATCTGCTTAAGAACTTCCTGGTGCCGTTCTTTTACGCGCTTTTCGGGATGGTGGCGATCTGGCTGATCTACGATCTCGGCGAAAACACGGCCAACTTCCAGGATGCGCACCTGTCGGTCGGCATGATCGCGCTGTACTATCTGACCCAACTCCCGTTCATCCTCGTGAACTGGATACCGCTGGCCATCCTGCTGGGCTTGCTCTACGTGCTGACCCGCATGTCCCGCCGGAACGAAATCGTTTCGATGCTCACCGCCGGCCGCGGCGTCGTGCGGGTATTGATGCCGGTAATCATCGTGGGTCTGATCCTGACGGGCGTCTGCACCTTTCTGAATTTCGAGCTGGCCCCGAAAGGTGAATACGCGGCCACTTACATGATTGACGAGGTGGTCCGCGGCCGATCGAAGACAACCAACCTGGACGGGCACATATTTGTGAACCGGAAAGATCACCGGACGTGGTTCATCCAGCATCTGAACACGAAGTCCGAACAGTTGAGCGGTTTGCAGGTGATCCAGGAAAATGCCGCCGGCGTGATTTTCTACACGCTTTATGCGCGTTCTGCAGAGCACGACCGGGTTCGTAACGTGTGGACGTTTATTACCGGCAAGGTCACGTACGTGAATGCTTCCGGCGACGTGGTGAAGGAGGAATATTTTAATAAACGGGATGTGCCGGGCTGGACGGAAACGCCCTGGCAGCTCGGAAGTTCGGCTTTGAAGGGTAAATTCATGACCGTACCGCAGTTAGAACATTACCTGCGGGCAAACGCCGATTTCCCGCCGGCCAACCTTGCGGAGTACCAAACTCAGTTCTGGTACCGGTACGCCCTTCCGTGGAACGCGCTGGTGGTGGTGCTGGTGGCCAGTCCGATGTGCGTGGTCTTTTCCCGTCGAGGCGCGTTGGGCGGCGTGGCCGGAGGGCTGTTTCTATTTATCGGCCTGTACACTTCCAGCAATATCTTCCTCGCTTTGGGCCAAGGTTTCCGGATTTCGCCGCCTGTAGCCGCTTGGGCCCCTGCGACCGGTTTCCTGCTGGTCGGGCTGTATCTGGTTTACCTGCGATCCAATAACCGGCCCCTGCCGTTTCTGGGCTGA
- a CDS encoding ROK family protein, with protein MNGPISLGIDFGGTSIKPGVVQDGRIIARGDVIPTRQDGDTAALIQSIVQEILRLRHEHPEIEAVGFGVPGIIDPAAGIVVNLTNVKGWHRIPLRAVVSERTGLVTNLENDAKAMAYAEWKHGAGQNLPHVICVTLGTGIGGGIIINGRLHRGATKVAGEIGQTSIDYQGKDFVYGNKGAVEAYVGHVHISERAKEIYALSGKAISDVDADLPQLAAAANAGDPLAKQLWEDIGLKLGVALVNAIWLINPDRIVIGGGVAKAGDLIFGPIRRTIESRCERTFWEKLEVVPATLGNDAGIIGAAALALESEFLPNRNSAL; from the coding sequence ATGAACGGTCCTATCTCCCTCGGCATCGATTTCGGCGGCACCAGCATCAAACCCGGCGTCGTTCAAGACGGGCGGATCATCGCGCGCGGCGACGTCATCCCAACCCGCCAGGACGGCGATACGGCAGCGTTAATCCAGTCCATCGTACAGGAAATTTTACGGCTTCGACATGAGCACCCCGAAATTGAAGCCGTCGGCTTCGGGGTACCGGGCATCATCGATCCGGCGGCGGGCATTGTGGTCAACCTGACCAACGTCAAGGGTTGGCATCGTATCCCGCTGCGCGCGGTAGTGAGCGAACGGACCGGGCTGGTCACCAACCTCGAGAACGACGCCAAGGCAATGGCGTACGCCGAGTGGAAACACGGTGCCGGCCAGAATCTGCCGCACGTGATTTGCGTGACGCTGGGCACCGGCATCGGCGGCGGGATCATCATCAACGGACGGCTGCACCGGGGCGCCACGAAGGTGGCGGGCGAGATCGGCCAGACCTCGATCGATTATCAAGGAAAAGACTTCGTCTACGGCAACAAAGGCGCAGTCGAGGCTTACGTCGGTCATGTGCACATCTCCGAGCGGGCCAAGGAGATCTACGCGCTGTCCGGCAAGGCGATTTCCGACGTTGATGCCGACCTGCCGCAGCTCGCCGCGGCGGCAAACGCGGGTGATCCCCTGGCCAAACAGCTCTGGGAAGACATCGGCCTCAAGCTCGGCGTGGCGTTGGTCAATGCCATATGGTTGATCAACCCGGACCGCATCGTCATCGGCGGCGGAGTGGCCAAAGCCGGCGACCTTATTTTCGGGCCTATCCGCAGGACGATCGAAAGCCGGTGCGAACGAACGTTCTGGGAGAAACTGGAGGTGGTGCCTGCCACCCTCGGCAATGACGCCGGCATCATCGGGGCCGCCGCGCTCGCCCTCGAATCGGAATTCCTGCCAAACCGCAACTCGGCGCTGTAG
- the tilS gene encoding tRNA lysidine(34) synthetase TilS, which yields MCQIPGDVNPSPVTLQSLRATLSAFPADQRYLAGVSGGMDSCVLLDLLLAAGFRDLVVCHFNHRLRGAASDEDADFVRQLTVRHGLAFHAGEAPDFSTKALETAARAARLVFFAETARAYGTNHLFLAHHADDQVETFIFRLLRGTASPGRAGMRAGTVHRVGDLELIIHRPLLAAWRADLLAYANARGLAWRDDATNAEPVTARNRVRHELIPLAESIMGRAVRPALLRCLEISQDEERFLEAATPDLWQRADLPVDQLRLLPAALQRRVVHQWLRRLGVPDVGSAEVEATRNLALRLDPARINLPGGNQVRRRQGRIFIELPAGGDVPILPAGDAAADKLSPLINQRTPCE from the coding sequence ATGTGCCAGATTCCGGGTGACGTGAACCCGTCACCCGTTACCCTTCAATCGTTGCGCGCTACCCTGTCTGCCTTCCCCGCGGACCAGCGTTACCTGGCGGGAGTTTCCGGGGGAATGGATTCGTGCGTGTTGCTCGACCTGCTCCTCGCAGCCGGTTTTCGTGATCTGGTGGTGTGCCACTTCAACCACCGGCTTCGCGGCGCGGCCAGCGACGAAGATGCCGATTTCGTCCGGCAATTAACCGTCCGGCATGGCCTGGCGTTCCACGCCGGAGAGGCCCCCGACTTTTCCACCAAAGCCCTGGAAACCGCCGCGCGTGCAGCGCGGCTCGTTTTTTTCGCGGAAACCGCTCGAGCGTACGGCACAAACCACCTGTTCCTCGCACACCACGCTGATGACCAAGTCGAAACGTTCATTTTTCGCCTGCTTCGCGGGACGGCGTCGCCCGGCCGGGCAGGGATGCGGGCCGGGACCGTGCACCGGGTCGGCGACCTGGAATTGATCATTCACCGTCCTTTGCTGGCGGCGTGGCGGGCTGATCTGCTTGCGTACGCGAACGCGCGCGGCCTCGCCTGGCGCGATGATGCAACCAATGCGGAGCCGGTGACCGCGCGCAACCGGGTGCGTCACGAACTTATTCCGCTGGCCGAATCGATCATGGGACGCGCCGTCAGGCCGGCATTGCTGCGCTGCCTCGAAATCAGCCAGGATGAAGAGCGTTTTCTCGAAGCGGCTACGCCTGATCTCTGGCAACGGGCCGATCTGCCGGTGGACCAGCTCCGGCTATTGCCGGCGGCTTTGCAGCGGCGGGTGGTACACCAGTGGTTAAGACGCCTCGGAGTTCCGGACGTCGGCTCCGCCGAAGTCGAGGCCACGCGTAACCTGGCGCTCAGACTTGACCCGGCCAGGATCAACCTGCCGGGTGGAAACCAGGTGCGACGGCGGCAAGGAAGGATTTTTATCGAGCTTCCGGCCGGCGGCGACGTCCCCATCCTCCCCGCCGGCGATGCTGCAGCGGACAAACTATCCCCCCTGATCAATCAGCGCACGCCTTGCGAGTAG
- a CDS encoding TfoX/Sxy family DNA transformation protein, whose translation MSKSIESLPNIDLGLAVRLRQVGITDADALIRIGAGKAWQRLLRQGWQGGIDGLLRLEGAISGVRWTQVPLDRQQELCLEVVAYSQGVR comes from the coding sequence ATGAGTAAATCAATTGAATCACTCCCGAATATCGACCTCGGGTTAGCGGTGCGGTTGAGGCAGGTAGGAATCACGGATGCGGACGCTCTCATCCGAATCGGCGCTGGCAAGGCTTGGCAACGCCTTTTAAGACAGGGTTGGCAAGGAGGCATTGACGGCTTGCTGCGCCTGGAGGGAGCGATCTCCGGGGTACGCTGGACGCAAGTACCATTGGATCGCCAACAGGAGTTGTGCCTGGAGGTGGTCGCCTACTCGCAAGGCGTGCGCTGA
- the hemB gene encoding porphobilinogen synthase has translation MLSLPLRPRRLRASASVRNLVRECRLHRQQLILPVFVSEKAGEPQPVKSMPGVVQHSLASLVEETRRISDAGLPAILLFGIPSEKDEGASQAYAAKGIVQRAVRAVKQAAPGLTVITDVCLCEYTSHGHCGLVEGHRGDYRVVNDASVELLARTALSHAEAGADVVAPSDMMDGRVGAIRSALDSHRYHDVAIMSYAAKFCSAFYGPFRDAAESAPQFGDRRTYQMDPANALEALREVAIDVEEGCDLLIVKPGLPYLDLLWRVKERFELPTAVYNVSGEYAMLKAAAMNGWLDEKRAVLELMTGFRRAGADMIITYWAKNLVPWLDEET, from the coding sequence ATGCTTAGTCTGCCCCTGCGCCCCCGGCGTTTGCGCGCTTCGGCTTCCGTCCGCAACCTGGTAAGGGAGTGCCGCCTGCACCGTCAGCAGCTCATTTTGCCGGTCTTCGTCTCGGAAAAGGCCGGTGAACCGCAGCCGGTGAAGAGCATGCCGGGCGTGGTGCAACATTCTTTGGCATCGTTGGTTGAAGAGACCCGCCGGATCAGTGATGCGGGTCTTCCGGCGATCCTGCTGTTCGGCATTCCCTCGGAGAAAGACGAAGGGGCCAGCCAGGCTTACGCCGCTAAAGGCATCGTGCAGCGAGCGGTGCGTGCCGTGAAGCAAGCCGCGCCGGGGCTGACCGTCATCACCGACGTCTGTCTCTGTGAATACACGTCGCACGGCCACTGCGGTCTCGTCGAGGGTCACCGCGGCGATTACCGGGTCGTCAACGACGCTTCGGTGGAACTGCTGGCCCGCACGGCCCTCAGTCATGCCGAGGCCGGGGCCGATGTGGTTGCTCCCAGCGACATGATGGATGGCCGGGTCGGTGCAATCCGGTCCGCTTTGGACAGTCACCGTTACCACGACGTCGCGATCATGAGCTACGCGGCAAAGTTCTGCTCGGCTTTTTATGGCCCCTTCCGGGATGCGGCGGAAAGCGCGCCGCAGTTCGGCGACCGTCGCACCTACCAGATGGATCCGGCCAACGCCCTGGAAGCCCTGCGCGAGGTGGCGATCGACGTCGAGGAGGGCTGCGACCTGCTCATCGTCAAGCCCGGGCTGCCGTACCTGGACCTGTTGTGGCGGGTCAAGGAACGGTTCGAACTGCCGACCGCGGTGTACAACGTCAGCGGTGAATACGCCATGTTGAAAGCGGCGGCCATGAACGGCTGGCTCGACGAGAAACGGGCAGTCCTCGAACTCATGACCGGCTTTCGCCGGGCCGGCGCCGACATGATCATCACTTACTGGGCCAAGAACCTGGTCCCGTGGTTGGACGAGGAAACTTAA